The DNA segment CTAAGGAAGTGGGGGGATGGGGGGGTTAACCAGTAAACAAGCTTCACAGACCAGCAAAGTCTCCCCAAATTCTATCAGGCAAAGAGCTTtggattaatattttttcacctATCATCCAACCATAAAAGATGCTATATCCATCCCAACACAGTTCATGCTAACCACATTCAATTATCTGGCAGTTAGTTCAATGTTTAAATTATCTTCAGCTCTTGAGATCCCCAAAACATTCTCCCTGTAAGTCTTGAACTAAGCCTATATAAGTAagcaaaatgtattaaaatgtcCAATGCTTTCTactgatcattttttttcctagatTCTACATACACTTTTGCACCCAATGAAAGAGAATTATATAAATCATATCAAATACATTAGACTGGGAAAATTTTTCGCAGatcatatttacttttaatattacttagatcttaaattatatttcagtCAAATCTGTACCATATAACAAATGTTCATCAAACCTGTTTTTGCTTTCAAACACTCATCTGttttgattttcaaaattattttccgCAGCTTGTTTTTGCCAGTCATTATCAAGATAACTTTCTTGTTTATCTTAGTTCCACTAGATGTCAAATTCACAACAGCTGAACTTTGCAGGTTTCTCCCTTCTCCTCCACTCAAACATCCCCATGACCAGAGGTTCTCGAAGAATTCATCTCTGCATTGCCAGCCAAATTCTGCTCCGGTAGACTGGCTGTATTTTCATCCCCATGGCCTGGAACCTGGTCAATGTCAATACTGATCATCAGGCTGGTCAGCGTCTGATGGAAAGTCACGTATGATCTGCAGTAGCTTTGTGTCAAATGTTGGAAGCTCACCCTTGTCAACACTGGAGGCAATGCTTTTAACAAGGAGATTGAAGAGGTCATGACGTTCAGCATACACATGATGTCCAGCACCCCGTAGCACCTTTATGAATATTTCAATGTGATAGATATTTGCACTCCTAAATATCATACACTTAACTTCAAATCAACagcatatatttgtatatacattTGCATGTATCATACTCACAAATATTACACGCTTAAGAATGCATCAAGTGTACAACTAAGTTTATAGAACTTCACACTCAAATTACATACTTTTACGTCTTCATCTACATGCAATCTACAGcattgagaagaaaaaaattggtgacaaataaaatttttcaattAAGGCCTGATTTTCAGACAAATCCATTAATCCACAAGATTATGAACAATAGTTAGACAGCCCAAATGTACCTGAAAATAATCTCATACAATAAAAGATATAATTCTTCTAAATAAATGAAGTTTTGTCAGCATGCTCAATTTTGCTTTACCTGAACATCTACGTAGCAGCCATGTCGTATATTTTTTATATCCCATGCTGTTTTACGATCCATCCATGAGCGAGACCCATAGATAAAGGTGATTGGGATCTCCTTAGAAATCTGGTGGATTCGAGAAATCATTGGCCGTAGTGCCCAACCCAAGTTCCATGACAAATGCTTGAAGCCAGCTTCGCCACTGTGAAAAACACAAATTTGATACAATATCAACagcaaaaactttaaaaagtggTAGGTCTGACTGCATCTAACAACATctacataaacaaagaaaaccaaattAAAGGCTATTGATCTATGTCTTTGCTCTTTTGAGACAGAAATACAAGATCCCTAATTGTGGTAAAAGGAAACAGATGAAGATTCCACTACTTTCCATAAAACTGAGTTTCAGAGTCTGAACAAAAAGATTAACCTTGGAGTCTGAGCGTTACAATGATACACGTATTGATGAAGCAGAGTGTCATCTCCCCACTTAGTGCTGAAAATCTGGGCCAAACCAGGACGATATTTTCTAACCAGTGAGGGACCTGCAATGGAGTGATAGAAAAATGACGTCAATGTGTTCGTTCAGTAAATAACTTTCAAACATTGACTTTCacaacttaaaaataacaaggcgaaacaaaattcataaaattaatataatatttgtgTGCAATTTATATGTTCCCATTCAAGAATTCAcatgaaaacagcaacaaatgagCTGCCTCAAAGTTGTGTTCAACTGCCCCGTTTTCCTTTCACTTCAAATGCAAAAGACATGCAACAGACACTATAAAGTGGACTAAGGGAGATAGTCCATGCAGAAAAACAGCCTCAGGAGAGACTAGAGTTTCTTTCTTTAGAGTATCCCCTACTGGGATGCATATGCATGAATACACCATAAGCATCTTTGCTGACAAGTTTTCCTGAGTACGCTACTTTCTACATTTCAAGTAATTACAGTTTTCCTCAATTTCTTTATGCCTTCTCATATGAACTCATTTGAAAATGTTCGTCATTACGTTTGTTTCTCACTCACCCCAAGGACCCACGCCTCTGATGGTGGCCATAGGATTAAATGGGGACAGGATACGAAAGAAGATCCGGGCAGATATCGAGTAATTGCGCACTGCATCACTGTTGGGTCTTTCGGTCATCCCCCAGGGGTCAGCAAGGATCAAATGCTTGACATGCTGTGGGTAACGAATTGTGTAGGAGCAGCAGAGGTATCCTCCCAAACTATGTCCCAGCAAGATCACTTTGTCTAGACCCatctacaaatgaaaaataaagaaaatgcaataaTCAATATGACATGATGTCATGACAATAATTGTGTTGTAGAGAGAAATTTCAGGGTTTTGCCTGAAACAACACTTTCACAACATAAGGCAAAGACACATACTTATAAGATAATCTGAGTCAAAAAAAGAGGCTATTCTTTGTggataaaaatttaaaatccGAGTCATTTGACATTAGACTTTCATTCAACAAAGTACAGAGCATCAGCCatcatacaaaaatatcagttaGCTTTTAAAGGAGCTTAAGgctggaataaaaaaataattgttagaATTTTGTGACTAAGATGAAATATAAAGACATTACTTTCACTTGTTAACGACAATATTAACACACTCACTTTCTCCCGGTAGGCTTCAATAGAGTtgacaaacatattttctgcttcaacaGGATCAGTGCTGAATCGAGGACGTGAACTGCGGCCAAAACCAAGGAGGTCAAACGCATAGACAGGACGATTTTCACTCAAAGCATCCAAGTTCATACTCCACAACCCAACACCCCCTCCCATGCCATGAACCATCAACAAAGGAGTTCCTTGACCTTTAGGATTAGATACAGTGGACCACAAGTGCTGGTCGTTGCTGATTTGTACCATCTtcttctcactcacacatggCATACCTGGAACAAACTGATTTAAGCTATAGAGACACTGGAACCAATTTGCAGCCATTTATAAAATAtggctttttgatttttttcagatgtcagcttgaaagaagtatttctttaatttctttaaactgGATCTTATTCAGATATCACTTTAGCGGTgtttgataaattaaaaaatttcatggAACAAATTAAGTCTTATTTGCAATTAGAGCTGTTTGCTGTTAGAGTTAGAGCTAAAACTAAAGGGTTTTTGAAGTCATAAGTGACAAGCACAAAAGTTTCCATTTAAATTATGGAATAAAAATCAAACTTGCAGTAATTTGCTACAAATGGTGAGCATGCAACAATATTGTAAAGCctttaaaatcagaaaatgaaacacacaaaaaaataaagcatgatTTCCACATATTACcttgttttcatgtttactttatttataataattgtcTTGCAAATGTTTAAGGAAAAGAATCTTGCACATAgatgttttttaaagaaaaaatatattcaaattgAAAGGTAAttacaattaaataattaaaaggtAATGATGATTAGGCAACACATGTCTTACTTGAAAGGATTTTGCTATCAACTTCTGCAAGTTCTGCTTCTGATGTCTGTTTCCAGCGAAACCCTCGGAGACTGAAGCAATtcctattatttaaaaaaaaatgcattacgGTGCTAAATAGCACTGTGGAACAACTCTTttcaggtaaatattttatatatatttagtataataataataaaaacatgtgatttatatagcacttaagacaagaacaagacatggacaatgtacaaaggatggaaggataaactacagtactgatgactggttaaaaaaaaaaaattttggaaaacaCTAAGAGGAATTGGTTAACAGGAACTGACAGTGttgtgattctgcagaggaGAAGGGACTTAGTAGCCAACAGATCGGAAAGAAAGGGGGATGGGGTTTGAAGATGGAGTAGTGGAGTTTCTGACTGAATCTGAAGTTGTTAAGATGTCAGCACACAGAAAATATATGTTGATAAAATAATAGGAAATCTGATTAGTGAAGGATGACCAATTAAAACGTGAAATTgttaaaattaacttttcaaGTTTATTACTGATtgtaaaatgcagttttaattgTTACTAGTCATCATAAAAGTGCTTTTCCCCACTCAATTAAAAGGTGCCAagccaaacaacaaaaaagaatgcAGTTCTTCAGTGATGCACGGCTTCTTTATGACTCTACAGTGTCAACGTCGGTGCGTTCGGTTGAACCATAACTATCAGATTGCTATTAGCCAGGTATAGGTAAAATATTACTTACAGTGAGATGGCGAAAAAATGGATAATGTTGACGACAATCACTAGTATGGTCGCTGGAATTCCAGTTCCTACATCACCCATCCATTTCCTTCTATTTTCGATTACCAGTCCTCTAAGACTTCTTAATGTGTTTTCTAGAGACATGATTCAAACTTCTAATTCAACGTGTCTCTTCGCTTTTGCTGCACTTGCCGAGATCTTTGACCTAAGCGTTCGTCTGCATGATAAGGTAGTTCTGTTAGAATAAACTTCCGGGTCAACGGGTCATCCAAATTTTCTTGAAGGCATGCTTAGTGTCCGCTAAGAAACCAGTCCAGACCATTTATATGATTTCTAAAATATATCTATCATTTAGAGATATGAAAACCCATCAAAGATATCATTGGTAGTGTTGTGGACTATATCTTGTTAGGCCTATTCATGCGCAGTTGGCGTCGAAAGGGTGTATGTACTCTTGTTTAGACGATACACAAAGCTTCACCGACTTTTCTCGATCGTCTGCGGCACGGTAATCTACTTATACAAAGATTATATAAAGAAATCATCACAGAGTCTTAAAAATACGCAAGTGaataaacacttttaaatattaaacagaaatctaAATGAGTACAAGTAAACTGTTATATCGgtaaattacaaaaattgaCTGCAGCCAACTCGATCTCACCTGGTGACATTGTCTCGTTGCGTCATGTTAAGCAACGTCTGTGTCGCAGGAACTCGAAAGCCAACCACAGCTGATTTGATTTTAACAACTTTCCATACCAAAATCACTGTTTTTTCCCCTGAACCTGAGGTGTCATGAAGAAGACGGGACTGGCATGACTCTGCTATCTGTAAGCCGTGTAAGGGCTTCCGCAATGTGCTGACGTCAGTCCTTACGTTTGGTACATATGAACTTAAAGTACCGCTTGAGTGCATATTCAGTGTAAGAAAAGATGATCACCTTGGTGTCAGGTCCAACATTACGCAAACGCTATTACATTGTTccaaaaatattaacttttccTGATTTCGGCAATGCAACTTAATTTTTCCCGAAGACCGCTTTCACACCAAGATAAACTTATGACTTCTGCAGTCAATCAACACAATCTAACTCACAACTCATCACATGCACAAAATGTGtaccatttaaaatatatccTTTGAAGTTAATCATGTAAGCAAGAAAGAGGAgtgagacaagaaaaaaaaaataaggtgtgCCTCCGAAGTAAGGAGACACTTGCCTTTGTGTGTTATAAAGACCACAAGGGTCCCGTCCGTCCTTATCAAGGGGAGTGCTAaccttctctcctttcttacAACACAGTCTCTACGAGTGTTCCGGAAAGTATTTATATAAcacttttattaataataaaatttaaaggtGCAAAATATAGTTATATTATGTGTAcattaattatataaaactttaatataattctaataaatttaaattgcattatagttttaaaaaaattcttaaaaataaaaaatatttttttaaatacttaagCTATTATTTGAGAAATACGAGAACAATATTGTAAAATCACCTCCCTTTATTTTGTGTGGTTTGTTGGTTGCAACTCTGGAAGCTTTAGGTCATATTTTCAAATAggggttgtttcccttgactTGCTTCGTTCTGTGACTAGCTTGTCTACAGttgaagaaaaaaggtttttttgttgtacatTTGGGATTACAATACTGTTCTTACATTCCTCAGAAATAGAACGAGTATCACTCGAtagtctgtattttatttttatttatgatagcTACATTATTATAATCGAAAATTATAATGCTTCAACTTCGAACCATACATGATAgagttataaattttttaaaattttagctTAAGAGtagaaaaacaataacagcaatCCTGTGGTCTATAAACCAAACATATctctttttacatctttttgCACATCCATGAATGCGTGAAAGAAACACTTAGCAACAGTTTCTAAGAGGCAAGCAGTAATAGTGTTGAGGCCATCGGGAACGCTTGACGACTGTCGCTTCCATATCGAGGGTTCTTGTTGGCTACAAGGGCTTGATAGACAGAAGAGAAGTAGACTCTCCAACTCAGCCGCTGCTTTGTTTGCTAATGTTGTTCACCGTAGCCCCGTGAGACAGAAATGACACAGGCAAGGGTGCTGTCGTGACCCTCCCGCAGACTACCTCCGCTCTGTCGCCATGTGAGGAAGGAACTCACCTTTTAAATAGACTTAAATAAGGTGTAACACAAAATGAccttctcccccctccccccccccccagaaaaaaaaacgaaaaaagtgATGGCTTTGAGTGTGTTACATTGTAAACATTTATCTGGCTGTTGACACCAGGGGTGGAAACTAGTGCACGAATTTGTCAGCGCGTACATCTGAGTGGCTGGAGGATAaagtggtggaggtggtgagTTAGATGATGGGGAGGGAAAAATGGTGTCCATGAATATATGGCTGTGCAAGTCAGGCAGACTTTGAATCGCCCAAACACAGCGCATGTTATCAACAGAAACTTCTCTGGACACAACTACAGTTTGCAAATATGTGTTACTAAGGACAGTTTTCAACGGcactgaaataaattttggCGGTTGCATACTTTGCTGTTAATTCCAGATGTGGTGTTGTTACATGCTTGGAAATGGAAATTTTCTATGCTGAATATAGAATTAGAAATTACATTTTGCCTTGTGTATTTGGACGGGAGTGCGTGCAGGCCATTGTCTTCATGGAGGCAGGGAACATCGGGATGAGATTATCTTCCCTGTTTGCTCATCGTGTAGTCGTGGATGCGATTGTGTTGCGTGTTTGTTCACCACTTGTCCGGGTGTCTGACACGTAGCTGTTCTCCGCCCGATGCTGGGGTCATTCTCACCACCATGACATCCACCCGACGTCAATCAACGGTACAGTCTGCTTTATCTTCTGGTAGTGCCATCTATCGCTTGTCCTCTGGGTCACCCAGCCATTATCAGGCGCTGCGTGTCCTCCTCACACACGAACGAAATTCCTGGTTGGTTTggtaggaaagtgctttcatATCACACTCAGACAACAGACCAAGTTTCAGTGCAAAAGTAAAGATAGAGTTTATAAGAAAAATTACGTGCATCATATAACTGATACATCCGTATTTCATTCAAAATGGTAGTGGTTAAATTTTACGGGTTTTTTTCAGAGCTTAACTAAGTCCTATTCTGTATTTTACTCTTTAGTTCAGCTCAGATTTCTCACCTATAAAGGTCAGCATCTAAAGTCTCTTCCGTAAGGAGAAGGCTGTACTAGGCTGACAGAGTTCTGTACTGAACTGTCTGACACAATGGGTTGTGGTAGGTGTTGAAAAAATTCTACTTTAAAGATGGAATAGTTCGAACCATCCAGTTGCTTGAGTGCCAGTTCTGGAAGCTCTGCTCTACTAACCGGAAAATTCTGATAAAATACTAGAGAATTGTCTATCGTGCTTTTGTGTTTAGTGCGAACTATtttattgttgaaaaaaattcgTACGTCGCTTCCAATTTTCACAAACTTCGTAGATTTTCAATCtattcacttttattttgaattatttctatgcgtgtgtgttgatAGACGTCTTtcgcaaaattttaaaatatttttactgcttAAGGATGAGTAATTATTATCTAGACAGCGTTAACATTGCgactgaaaaaacattttatgcgTAATggattttcacttttttgatTTGTGGAAACTGCTGTCAGGCATTGTGATGTCCTTTCAAAAATGTCCAAAACTTTTCCAAACTTTATATTAAACCTTGtggataaaaatatttctcgGCAAATTTAAAGAGATTTATCAATGTTGTGTCCTTTATTTAAGAGTCGCGGCTGCCAGGAAGACAACAGTAATATTTGCTGTTTGTGATTACAGATTCGATCCCACAAGAAGTTGGTAGGTGATGGCGTCCAGCAGACGATGGCCAGAAAACAACAGCTTGCTGAGATGACTGCATTTATTTGCACGAGGAATGGTTTTGGAAGAATGGAATAAGGAAGGAAGAGGATTGTGACACTGCATGTTCAGATTACAAATTATTGAATTATGCTAGTGATTAGTTTTAAacgctttttatttttgtttttaactcgtTCCCCACCAAAATTGAAGGGGTAGCCAAGTACTCTGACAACAGTTACTGAAAGGAGCAACAGTTAGGGATGCTCAAATGGCAGTACCTGTTTAAATCTGATTACTTCTTGAACCTgtgatgtattttattattacatgatCGTTCCATACTTCAAGAGTTAGGATTGTGTAAAGTCCCTGACATGGAATAAAATGTAGCTAATAGCTGTGACTTGCGTATTGCCGAGTCTATTGGGGCACAGACTCCATCCTCTCCACTCACCTCCGCGCTCTCTCTTCTCGGTGAGTGGAAACATCTCCACACCTCTTACTTTCTCTAGACGTCGTTTGACCTGTTCTCTCTGGACATCGAAACTAGTCTGCAAATACCACCAGTGCATCATGCTAACCCTAGCTCCATCTTTGAAGTCAGCCGCGAAAGTCGGCTTTGCGGTTATTCCATTACCATCATTATCACGTTAGTCAGATGGCATTAGGAAGCCGCGGGCCTCCTTCGGCGGTCTGACCATCACAGGAGACCATTGGTATGTGCGTCCTCACGATGTCGTGTCGGCCATTGattggggtggggagggagaaggTACCCCAGCCACGTGACCTTACAAATCACATGATAGTAACAGAAGACTGGACGATGCCAGTGGGTCACTTTACACGAGAAGATGAAAGGATGTTTGGGGTATGTTCCATGGTCAAAACAAACAGGTGCGGTGTCTGGGGGAGGGCTCTGTCTCCTTGTTCATACCGTTACACTGGCTAGAGATGTGAATGGATGAATGTTCACAGAGAGGTTTCACAACCTGTGCTTTGTTCTCGTCCCTAAGAAGGGTTAGGAGTAGAAATAAACAGCAGACGTAACTGCCTGAAATGTTGTCGTTAGTGGTCGACCCTCGGCTTGAAGAGATGTTCGATGATGAAATTTGCACCGTAATGCACCCACCCGACATAGATTACATTTACAGCAGCAGGGTGTGAACAAGTTTGATAGGAGTGCATCACGTTTGCAGAGCTGgactaaaaacattta comes from the Pomacea canaliculata isolate SZHN2017 linkage group LG12, ASM307304v1, whole genome shotgun sequence genome and includes:
- the LOC112577174 gene encoding protein ABHD4-like isoform X2; amino-acid sequence: MSLENTLRSLRGLVIENRRKWMGDVGTGIPATILVIVVNIIHFFAISLNCFSLRGFRWKQTSEAELAEVDSKILSSMPCVSEKKMVQISNDQHLWSTVSNPKGQGTPLLMVHGMGGGVGLWSMNLDALSENRPVYAFDLLGFGRSSRPRFSTDPVEAENMFVNSIEAYREKMGLDKVILLGHSLGGYLCCSYTIRYPQHVKHLILADPWGMTERPNSDAVRNYSISARIFFRILSPFNPMATIRGVGPWGPSLVRKYRPGLAQIFSTKWGDDTLLHQYVYHCNAQTPSGEAGFKHLSWNLGWALRPMISRIHQISKEIPITFIYGSRSWMDRKTAWDIKNIRHGCYVDVQVLRGAGHHVYAERHDLFNLLVKSIASSVDKGELPTFDTKLLQIIRDFPSDADQPDDQY
- the LOC112577174 gene encoding protein ABHD4-like isoform X1, translating into MTQRDNVTRNCFSLRGFRWKQTSEAELAEVDSKILSSMPCVSEKKMVQISNDQHLWSTVSNPKGQGTPLLMVHGMGGGVGLWSMNLDALSENRPVYAFDLLGFGRSSRPRFSTDPVEAENMFVNSIEAYREKMGLDKVILLGHSLGGYLCCSYTIRYPQHVKHLILADPWGMTERPNSDAVRNYSISARIFFRILSPFNPMATIRGVGPWGPSLVRKYRPGLAQIFSTKWGDDTLLHQYVYHCNAQTPSGEAGFKHLSWNLGWALRPMISRIHQISKEIPITFIYGSRSWMDRKTAWDIKNIRHGCYVDVQVLRGAGHHVYAERHDLFNLLVKSIASSVDKGELPTFDTKLLQIIRDFPSDADQPDDQY